The Megalobrama amblycephala isolate DHTTF-2021 linkage group LG18, ASM1881202v1, whole genome shotgun sequence genome segment ATTCTGAGGTTGAGATTGTTCAGTCCACATCAGCTAAAAGCACCATTCCTAAGTTAGATAAGATTTCCTAATCTTTTGGTGTGCCTTCGGAGGAAAAAACAGACAATGGCCCACCTTTTAATGGACATAATTTTGCTGATTTTTCCTCATATTTAGGGTTCAAACACAGGAAAATCACCCCACTTTGGCAGCAAGCAAATGCAGAAGCAGAGTGGTTTAAGCGGACACTAGAGAAAGCCATTCAAGCAGCTCATGTGGACAATTTACCGTGGAAGCAAGTTTTGTACACTTTCCTTCTCAATTATCGTGCCACCCCACATTGTTCGACAAAAAAGTCACCTGCTGAAGTTTTGTTTGGAAGGCCCATACGCACGAAGCTACCTGAGCTTTCTCCGGAACAACCAAGCTGTGATGACATGTTTCGCCGTACAGATGCtgcagcaaaagaaaaaatgaaatggcATGTAGATAGGAAACATCACACCAAACCTTCAAACCTAAAGGTGGATGACATTGTTCTGTCTCGATGACAGAAGAGTGGGAAGCTTTGTTCAGCTTTTGAACCTCAGCCATACAaggtgatttctgtaaaagggCCAGTGATCACAGCAGTCTCTGGCTCGTAAGATCACAAGAAATTCGTCACACTTCAAAGTTCTGTGTTCCTCAAAAATTCACACAGAAGGAAAAGAAGAGGGAAGTAAAATGGATGTTGGCTGGGAATTAAACATTCCAGGTCAAACCAAAACAGTAAAACCAGCAACACCACTTTCATCAGCAGCTGGTCTACAGTCACAGACTTCAGAGGTCAGGAGATATCCTCAGAGAGAGCACAGGGGACCTCCAAGAAGACTAGCAGATTATGAAATCCACAGTTTATAGATTGAGGAAATTTTGGGACATTGAGTAAAATGTTCATTGTTCACTGTTTATTTGAATCATATGGAAATATCTGAAGGTGAAGAGGGttgtaatgtttaatgttaTGTTAATTATAGACACTAGGGGGCAGAAACATAGTTATGGGTTTTGGGAGAGACAACGAAGAAGAAATTTAACTTTGTTGAAATGCATGTGTGAATTGCGGGGAGTATACTggagaaataaaaatgtgtttattcatACACCAGCCTTGAGTGTGATGAAGACAAGAACATTATAGATATGAAATTTCACTATACAATGGAGCAACATATCAGAAATGCAGTATTTTGATTTCATCTACATAAACTGTCATTAATTTAGTATTAATAATTTTCTGTTAATAGAGTGCTGTAGTGACTATATTCAttcaatttattaaataatgttgaataaaatatttgaaattcaaatttaaacagATAATTGTTAAATTCACTAAAGAGTCGAAAGAGTCCCAAAATACTTTTggacatacaattaagagttatacatcATGCTATTCTGTGAAatgtcttgttttatttttttatttgtgtacacagtaaaaacaaaatgttgtgctttttgctaaatatatatatatatacatatatatatatatatatatatatatatatatatatatatatatataaaaacatgatgcgtgatctgtcgtCTCTCTCTGAATGAAGTCCATTCTGATAGTCTAGACCAGAGGTCTTCAACCCCTCTCCTGGGGACCCACTGTCCAGAGCTAAACGCTGCAGGACAGTGGGTCACCAGGAGCAGGGCTGAAGACCTCTGGTCTAGACAATATTTCTTTGGCCTGTTTTGGACAGATTATAAAGGGTTTACTGTAAAATAGCCTTTATAGTGCCACATCAATGAAGCTTTTGTTTGCAATTAATtatgaaaattcagttttgcataacagaaataaattatattttaaagtatattaaaatagaaacaatACGTGTGCaatacaggtataaatatgaCCCGCATACTCCCTTCATTCGTACTTTTACTTCGGAGCTGAGCGGTTGTACAGCGATCACTCTTTCCAATTCACCTCTATTGAGAGTATATTTCTGAGcatataacattattttaaattgtagtaatatttcacaatattgctgtttttctgtatttttgatcatataaatgcGTGCTTGATGAGCatgagatttctttcaaaaacattaaaaatagtaatgtgttcaatcttttgaccaatactgtatatttaaaataggcctatacaaagtTTTCTTCacagatcacaaaaatcatgttttctgttaagagtggaaattatattataaataaatataattgataTGATCCTGTTATTAGCATGCTCACAGGggaattttttcttttatctcacagatttgagaatcatAGTGACCAGATATTGGCCCACATTGGATCTGCATGAATATAATGGTGAGATCACTGACTGGAAGCAGGAaaggtttttgttgttgttgttgttgttgttgttgtttttgtttttgttttgttttttcagtgcaTAGAAACACCAAACGCCTTGGAATACCAAGTAAATGAtgttaaaatatctctgaaaagGATTTATTTCCAGGTAAAACTGTGTACTCAAAATGTGCCTTTGACTCTCATTTATATTGTTAACTATATtctaaataaactacaaaataaactACTTTGTTTTCACTCCTCACATTCTTCTCAcatacctgactgaaaggctcattattcagctcattATGTGGGTCTTTGTCTCTTCAGGTGTGAATTACAGCATTATTCAGGATTattcacacctccacgcatactgtttttctaaacaaaaagtgtcttacaaaatttaaatcaataaattattttatgtgAATGAGTAGGCAGGATGATTTtcacattttgaagcaaaaattctaGGCTTCaccctccaatacccagaagtcttgtggacacatattcagtattttttttgtagccttatttcagtgacttaattctttagttttttcaataaccacgcataaacgttattctcTCAAtgcaaacatgtacatacatgttgctcacatattatggtagcatAGTTCAttctgaatacagtgtaatgacacttttgtcattcatatgtttataagcaactcaaaaagcacaaatgtcagggcatgtcaaaactccTCCAGAGCCCCAAGGGTTAAATCACTTTCATCTTAGTATTGTTTATGTGATAACGTACCAGTAATAACGTCCCAGTGTCTATATGCTCATATTTGTCTTAAAGGTGGCTACATATGTTTCCACTTAAAATCAACTGTAAGATTAGcgtacatcaaaaaaaaaaaaaaaaaggccaatacattttatgttttaaaaatgcataataaaTTCAAGAATACCCTGTCTTTCTACACCAAACTTTAACAATCTTTTGTCTTATCTCTTTGGTTTGTAAACCATATACTAAGGGATTTAATCCTGGTGGTACAATGTGAAACAGTATACTACATAGTTTTCTGCTTTCAGAGTATTCAGGAAAACGATGAAGGAAAATAAAAATGGCTCCAGAAACAAACATAATTACATAAACAGCTAAATGAGTGCTGCAAGTTTTTATGGCTTTGCTGTTGAGTGCTTTGTTTTTGCTCCTTATACATACAGTAGCAATCTTGACATATGTTATAAATATAGATACAGCTGACAGGCAGGCTGCAATTACGGAATAAACAACTCCAAACACGTTATTAATACTTGCATTTTCACAGGACAGTTTAAATAGTGAGGCATTGTCACAGAAAGGGTTTTCAATTTTAGATCTGCAGTGAGGCAGACGCACAGTAAGGCCCAACATAATTGTCACCACAAGTACTGACAGCCCCCAGGCTGATGCTGATAATTTAACTACCATTTTATTGGTCATTATAGTTGTGTATCGCAATGGATTACATATAGCCACATATCTGTCAAAAGCCATGATCATCAGCACATAGTGACATGCTGCTGTAAATACATGCACAAAATAAGCTTGAATAACACACTCCACATATGTTATATAGCGCTCTGAGGTTTCTCTTAAAATGTCTTGCATTAAGCGTGGCAAAATGACAGTGGTCCCTATTATATCATTAACTGGCAAGTTACAGAACAGAAAATGCATAGGATCATGCAGATTCTTCTCTGTTGAAATCAGAAATATAAGTGTAATGTTTGATACCATTGCAAACATATAAGCCAAAAAAAGCACAATGAAAACAAGGTAAGAGGACTGATGCATAACTTTGAGTCCTTCTACAAGGAGAATGCTGTTTCTAAATGTCAGGTTGTCCATTAGCTGCTGTACACAAATCCTGCAAACAGAGTAACAAACAGATGTCACTTTGATTAATAATATACATTACTTGAATTATTTAATTGGATATACTGCACACTATAAACTAATGCTCTGCCATTGTTCTGTGGCTCTGCCATTGTTTTACAACATACTTTGCTTGCTgttgtacagtacagtacatgacatgacatgacatcaATATTGCATTTTTTGCTAACactacataaattaataaactaGTTTACACATATGTGTTGACAAATACCTGATTTATAAATGTACAAACAAAAAGTTCACTacgtaaattaatttaatttgatagCAGTCTATATACAATAATGTTacttaataaatgtaaatgctgCATCTTGCCTTAGTCTCATTAATATCCTCCCTCTAATTATTTAGTTAAACCGTATTACTTGCTTGAGTTCTCTGAATAAAAGTTTAATGGCCCTTACCTTTTAATGTGGGGTTTATATGAGTTTTCTCTTTCATCAACCCAACAGGGAAAACTGATATCATCTGTTGCCATGAGTAGTAAAgctgttgattttttttgtgtgtgtttgtgttgtgttgttAAACACTACTAATTCTAGAATGTTGGTTATAACCACAAGATAGAGCTGTTTTCTGAAATTTTGGCAGATATATTATGAAGAAATTTGCTTATGAAGTAATTTGGCCATAGCACATTTTGTGTATAttgtgccattttttttttattaaattttattaccaaaatatttttttttggtagACTGAATgtttacaaaacatttaaactgtaataataataataataataataataaaaaggtacttccctttcgagggaacaatcgacgctgcgtggtaacgcattgggaaccttctgcgtgatgtcgtcactgaagcactcatgtatctaaccaattgcgtagcgagacgtcagagacgggtgacgtcacggaccaggaaactataaagcatacccggatgcagagcacgctagcttctgtgtcttcaacAAAGCGCTCTATGttatcttgtctgtcttatttggtgttgtttgtctccTTATTAttgaaaaagacaaaatatctcttcgtctgaggacaagagttgcACTACAccacatatatatatgagaaAGACAGTTATAATGGCGGAAGAAAAACGATTCAGGAAGTGTGTGCATCCCTGTCCCAGATATATTCCGGATGGGGACACACACGATATGTGTGTCGTTTGTCTGGGGGTTgagcatgcccaggcagctctTGAGGGAGCTGTCTGCGTGCATTGCGAGAAACTAACCCTCAGAGTGTTGAGATCTCGCCGGGCACTCTTCGAGGAGGGTGCCTCGGCGAGCGTTCCTCGCGGGTCGGGTCCTGCTGCTGCTGAGGCGCAGCGCCGGCTTTTGTCGTGGGGTTCGCAAATGGAGCTGGCGGAGGGGGTCGAGACGGGCCCAGCCTTATCTCGCCCTTTACCCGCCAGCCCCAGTGCCTCTCCCCGGGTGTCGGAAGCACGTgtagcggtttcttccccccagAGAGAGGCACCGGCGCTTCATCtctcttcctccgaggaggttgatgtggtGAGCGTCGAGGCTGGGGATGAGGACCCGCCATCCTCTTCCCCAGCATATGAGGAGCTCCtggaggtagtgaccagggcTGTTGCCAAATTAAAAATCGATTGGCCAGCAGAACCCCGACGCTACCCCAGCGTCGGGGTTTGCCTTTTTTCACGGAcctccacactgaggtgtcgaggtcgtggaaaAGGCCCGTGCAGCATCGTGTATACAGCCCACAAACATCTGTATATAGGGTTGAGACAGCACGGTTACGCGGCGATGCCCCGGGTTGAAGAGACGCTTGCGGGCTATCTCTCACCCGAGTCGGCATCGTCGCTGAAAGCCCCGACGTTGCCCACCAAGCCGCTAAGAACTACATCTAACTTGGTGGGCAAAGCATAtacggcagcaggtcaggcagCGGCGTGTTTACACACTATGTCGCTACTCCAAGCTTATCAAGCGGACCTGCTGGGGGAGATTGATGAGAGCGGGGAGGCCACATTTGAATGCATCCAAGAGATCAGGATGGCAACTGATCTagctctccgtgccaccaaaGAGACGGCCAAAGAAATCGGCCGGTCTATGGTAGCcttggtggccacggagagacaTCTGTGGCTGAACCTCTCGGACATAAGGGAGCGAGACAAAGCTGCCCTTATGGACGCGCCGCTGTCCCCTgtgggcctcttcggcgacactGTAAATACAgtcgtcgagaggttccaggagtCTAAAAAACAGGCAGCGGCGTTCCAGAGGTTCATCCCCCACCGCTCTATAGTTCCCCCCGAGGCTGCTGagcgggagcagcctcggccgTCTACAAGCTCCTCAGCGCACCACAGAGCGCAACAAAAAGTGAGCGTGGCCGCCCATGCTCCCCCGCAAACAGCTTGGGGATCGGGTCGGTCCGCTCAGAAGAAGCCTCCCAAGGGCAAAACGGACCTGCGGGCCGTTATTGTCGCTCGGAAGGCTTCGAAGCGGTCCTGATATCTGTGGGTCAGGACCCACTGAGGGTGGTCCCCTCCGAAGGAAGCCGGGGAAAATTATATCTAACCCCCGCTCCCCTTCGGCACCCTCAGGGGATCAGTCCgtcaaccctgccacccagtgtgcgtcagggCACGGCGGTCCCCGCCGACCCTTCGAGGAGGGCCGGCCACTTGATTCGGTTATCATCTGCCGGCGCCGCGTCAGAGCATCgagtcaagtgctcaaaaaacaccagaggccagtcccgagagactggttcccttagtagattttttgGCAGAGTGGAAACTCCTTCCAAATATATCGAATTGGGTACTGCTCAtgatagaaaagggttacagaatacagttcgggtctcgcccgcccAGATTCAACGGggtccttcccacagtggtgacccccgagcagtctctggttatggaacaagagGTTACGACACTCTTGCAAAAATGAGCTATAGAAAGGGTCTCTCCTCCCAGAAAGCTGTCAGgtttttacagccgctacttcattgttccaaagaaggatggaggactGCGTCCTATAATAGATTTACGTGTGTTAAATCGCTCAATTCAAAAGCTCAaattcaagatgcttacactcaaacagattgtcccacagatcaggtccgaggactggtttgtggcgatagacctgaaagatgcatactttcatgtgtccatccatccttctcacaggaagttcctcaggtttgctttcgggggcgaagcttaccaatacagggttcttccatTTGGCCTATCTttatcaccccgcacattcATGAAGTGCGTGGATGCGGCTCTGGCCCCGCTGAGGCTTCAGGGCATCCGCGTACTGAATTACATCGACGACTGGTTGATTCTAGCTCAGTCAGAGCAACTGGCAGTCCagcatcgagatgttgttctgcgTCATATGGAgaagcttgggctgaggctcaacgacaaaaagagtgtgctagtTCCGGTGCAGACTATCACTTATCTGGGTGTAGTTTGGGACTCCACCACGTTGCGGGCACATCTGTCTCCCGCTCGTGTGAGTGCCATCCTAACGGCCGTGAAAAGGGTGAaactaggccagtcactcactgtaaaacagttccagagactgttgggtctgatggcagctgcgtccaacgtgataccttttggcctcctgcacatgagacccttacagtggtggctcagaacCAGGGGATTctccccgaggggaaatccatttcgcatgatcaaagtctcacgacgatgccttcgtgctctggtcatgtggaaagaTCCCTGGTttctgtcccagggacccgtgctggggacttctggtcgtcgcgtaatgcttacTATAGacgcttccctcacgggctggggggcgatcatgagtggtcgcccAGCTCAGGGCTTATGGGAGGTCCATCAACTCTCCTGGCatataaatcggctggagatgatggcggtgttccTGGCATTGAAACActttctcccagacctgagaggtCATCACGTGCTGGTCCGAACGGACAACACGGCAGTGGTCGCCTGTataaaccatcaggggggtttGCGGTCTCGCCAACTTTATTACTTGGcccatcagatcctcctgtgggcccAAGGGAAGTTGCTCTCCCTGAGAGCAGCTTACATCCCAGGGCATCAAAATTTGGGAGCGGatgccctgtcgaggcagggtccgaggcccggggagtggagactccacccGGAAGTGGTGGATCTCCTGTGGAAAAACTTCGGTCGCGCAGAAGTCGACCTATTTGCTTCGGGAGAGTCATCCCAGTGCCCGCTCTGGTACTCCCTTACCCATCCAGCACCTCTGgggctggatgccatggtacagacgtggccgaggcggcgtctgtacgcatttcccccgatcgccttgctcccgggagttctggagaaagtaCGCCGGGAGGGGGTCAGCCTATTACTAGTAGCCCCCTTTTGGCCAACCAGaatatggttctcggacctAGTGTCCCTATTAGACGGCTCCCCAATGGAGCTTCCCCTCAGACAGGACCTCCTGTCGCAAGCAGACGGGCTGATAATACATCCCCGCCCAGAActatggaaactgtgggcctggcctctgagggggccaggtTCATAGATGCAggtctcccaaccgaggttgtggaaACCATTCTGAACTCCAGAGCTCCCGCCACGAGGAAGCTTTATTTATACAAGTGGAATTTGTTTTCCGCCTGGTGCAGGCGCAATAATGTGGATCCTGTCCACGCTTCTATTAGCTATGTGCTAACTTTCCTCCAAGAAAAGTTCTCGGAGGGCCTATCTCCTTCAACATTGAAGGTTTACGTTGCGGCTATTTCTGCCTTTCACATTCCTCCTGAGGGTGTCCTTTCggtgggtcgagaccccctgGTCACTCGCTTCCTCCGTGGCACACTGAGGTTGAGGCCTCCAGTGCGCACAAGGGTTCCGGCCTGGGACTTGGCCGTGGTTTTACAAGGGTTGGCCGAGGCGCCCTTTGAACCACTAGAGGAGGTTCCTGAGAGGTTTCTCACTCTAAAGACTATTTTCTTACTCGCTATCACTTCTCTAAAAAGGATAGGAGATTTACAAGCACTGTCAGTTGCTCCTTCATATCTTGAATTTGCTCCAGGAATGGTGAAGGCATTCCTGAATCCTAGACCAGGCTATGTCCCTAAGGTCCCTACCCATGTCCCAGGCCCCATCGTGCTCCAGGCCTTCCATCCTCCTCCTTTTAAATTCTTGGATCAGGAAAGACTaaatctgctctgcccagtaAGGGCTTTGGATACgtacgtccacagagctgccctgtggcgtaaaACTGATCAGCtgtttgtctgttatgggtcccctaagAAGGGGGGCCCTGtatccaagcagaggatgagcaagtgggtggtcgaggccatcacACTTGCATATGAGGTGGCCGGACAGCCTTCTCCTTTAAGTGTTCGTGCCCACTCTTCCAGGGGTATGGCGGCATCAAAAGCTCTGATGTTGGGTGTCTCCATCAGTGACATCTGTGATGCAGCTGGTTGGTCACGTCAGCACACATTCATGAGGTTTTATAACCTTGATGTCGGCTCCACTCCGGGGTCTTCAGTCCTGTCAAGATAACTTGGCAAGTATTTGCCGCTACGGCACagttgggatagcgttcccaatgcgttaccacgcagcgtcgatagttccctcgaaagggaacgtctcaggttacagatgtaaccctggttccctgagaagggaacgagacgctgcgtctctTGCCGTACCCCCTGCATACTTGCGAGCACTTGTTTCAGACTTACCCAGAAGCTAGCGTGCTCTGCatccgggtatgctttatagtttcctggtccgtgacgtcacccgtctctgacgtctcgctacgcgattggttagatacatgagtgcttcagtgacgacatcacgcagaaggttcccaatgcgttaccacgcagcgtctcgttcccttctcatggaaccagggttacatctgtaacctgagacattttcTAATCTAAGTTGCACTTTTTCCGCAGAAAGGTACTTTTACATACTTAAATATGAGTAATGTCTATTTAATACAACACTGATCTCAACAAATCAGTTCTGTCTGAACAGTTTACAGTGTGCAGTGGTATTTTCACAGG includes the following:
- the LOC125252995 gene encoding olfactory receptor 4Q2-like — translated: MDNLTFRNSILLVEGLKVMHQSSYLVFIVLFLAYMFAMVSNITLIFLISTEKNLHDPMHFLFCNLPVNDIIGTTVILPRLMQDILRETSERYITYVECVIQAYFVHVFTAACHYVLMIMAFDRYVAICNPLRYTTIMTNKMVVKLSASAWGLSVLVVTIMLGLTVRLPHCRSKIENPFCDNASLFKLSCENASINNVFGVVYSVIAACLSAVSIFITYVKIATVCIRSKNKALNSKAIKTCSTHLAVYVIMFVSGAIFIFLHRFPEYSESRKLCSILFHIVPPGLNPLVYGLQTKEIRQKIVKVWCRKTGYS